AAAGACAAGCCGGATGAAACGAGCAAGCAAGAGAAACAGCAGGATGCGCCAAAGGAGCAGCCCGAATATTTCGATGCAGAATTACTTTCGCTTATTCATAAAGTCTGTGTGGGGGAACAGTTTGAAGATATTACAACGCAGGACTTATATGCCAACATGAACCTATCCTCCTGTAAAAAGGAATTAAAAATCAAGGCACGAGAAAAAATACGGGTGTGTTACCTGATATTCCTGATGAGTGAAAGACTGCCCAAACAGGACAGGGATAAATGGAAAAACGAAATACTGAAACAACTGGATATTGATGAGAACTACTACAAGTCAAAGTACAAGGAACCGGTGTCGGATTTTCCAAGTGACAGTAACCAAAAGTTCGCTAAAGAAATGGACGCAATATTCCGATAATCCGTGATATGCCCTGACATTTTACGAAATCACCACTTTTACCACTCAAATTAATTATTGAGTGGTATTTTTATTATTTGATATTCAGATAAATAACAGGATATTCCATTTGCATTAACCACATCCTTACCACTCACGCCCCTATCTAATTTTGCATCGTTCGAGAACAGAGATAACAGCCAGTGCGCAGGGCTGATTGTTTAACGGCTAAATAGATTGAACGATGACAAATCTTCAAGAGTTATTATTAAAACCCGTCTGGCAGATGACAGGCGAAGAGTTCATATTCCTGAGCAAGCACGCTTCCGGTCAAGCGGAAGCGCAACCACGACCCGTTACGGACACAGAAAGAAAATATGTGTACGGAATACTGGGCATTGCCAAACTGTTCGGGTGTAGTCTGCCCACC
The nucleotide sequence above comes from Bacteroides intestinalis DSM 17393. Encoded proteins:
- a CDS encoding DUF3853 family protein, with the translated sequence MTNLQELLLKPVWQMTGEEFIFLSKHASGQAEAQPRPVTDTERKYVYGILGIAKLFGCSLPTANRIKKSGKIDKAITQIGRKIIVDAELALELAGKKTGGRK